A window of the Williamsia phyllosphaerae genome harbors these coding sequences:
- a CDS encoding metal-dependent transcriptional regulator, whose translation MPSPDGAPSTHAPAATIPVAELSAVAQDYLKVIWTAQEWSETKVTTKLLAEKLAVSPSTVSEAVRKLADQGLVSHERYGSVTLTEIGRSAAVLMVRRHRLIETFLVRELGYGWDEVHDEAEVLEHAVSERLMERLDTKLGNPTRDPHGDPIPDLHGTVPESSARQLADFGPGALGRVARIADTDPDMLRYFDSVGIALDRHIEVVEQRPFAGTVAVAVEGAEPIDLGDIATRAIWLDPVAGHSA comes from the coding sequence ATGCCTTCCCCCGACGGCGCGCCGAGCACTCATGCACCGGCGGCAACGATCCCGGTCGCCGAACTGTCCGCTGTCGCACAGGACTATCTGAAGGTCATCTGGACGGCGCAGGAGTGGTCGGAGACGAAGGTGACCACGAAACTCCTGGCCGAGAAGCTCGCGGTCTCACCGTCGACGGTGTCGGAGGCCGTCCGCAAACTCGCCGATCAGGGGCTGGTGTCGCACGAGCGGTACGGGTCGGTGACGCTCACCGAGATCGGCCGGTCGGCCGCGGTGCTGATGGTCCGCCGACACCGCTTGATAGAGACGTTCCTCGTCCGTGAACTCGGATACGGCTGGGACGAGGTGCACGACGAGGCCGAGGTCCTCGAGCACGCGGTCTCCGAACGCCTGATGGAACGCCTCGACACCAAACTGGGCAACCCGACCCGTGACCCGCACGGCGATCCCATCCCCGACCTGCACGGGACGGTCCCCGAGTCCAGTGCCCGTCAGCTCGCGGACTTCGGTCCCGGCGCTCTCGGTCGGGTCGCTCGCATCGCCGACACCGACCCGGACATGTTGCGCTACTTCGACTCCGTCGGCATCGCGCTCGACCGCCACATCGAGGTGGTCGAGCAGCGTCCGTTCGCGGGCACCGTCGCCGTCGCGGTGGAGGGCGCCGAACCCATCGACCTCGGCGATATCGCCACCCGCGCCATCTGGCTCGATCCGGTCGCCGGCCACAGCGCCTGA
- a CDS encoding bifunctional riboflavin kinase/FAD synthetase, whose translation MLRWRGLEDIPAGWGRCVVTIGVFDGVHRGHAQLIKTATSAAAERGVPAVLMTFDPHPAEVVRPGSHPPQLSTLTRRAELAEELGIDVFCVMPFTPVLAAQSPKDFAHGVLVEGLHAADVVVGANFTFGKKAAGTVEVLTDLGRKFGFDVQAVSLLGEDGADGSTKSTVTFSSTYIRSCVAAGDVEAAAEALGRPHRVEGVVVRGDGRGRELGYPTANVAPPMYSAIPSDGVYAAWFTVLGAGPVVGQVVPGESYRAAVSVGSNPTFSGRTRTVEAFVLDTKADLYGQHVAVDFVGRVRGMEKFDSVDALIEQMDDDVVATRAVLADPVV comes from the coding sequence GTGTTGCGATGGCGAGGGTTGGAGGATATCCCCGCGGGTTGGGGCCGATGTGTCGTCACCATCGGGGTGTTCGACGGCGTGCACCGCGGTCACGCGCAGTTGATCAAGACCGCGACCTCGGCCGCGGCCGAGCGCGGTGTCCCCGCGGTGCTCATGACCTTCGACCCGCATCCCGCCGAGGTCGTCCGACCGGGTAGCCACCCGCCGCAGCTGTCGACGCTGACCCGACGCGCGGAGCTCGCCGAGGAACTCGGCATCGACGTGTTCTGCGTGATGCCGTTCACCCCGGTGCTGGCGGCGCAGAGCCCCAAGGACTTCGCCCACGGGGTGCTGGTCGAGGGACTGCACGCCGCCGACGTGGTCGTCGGCGCGAACTTCACCTTCGGCAAGAAGGCGGCGGGCACGGTCGAGGTGCTGACCGACCTCGGCCGCAAATTCGGTTTCGACGTGCAGGCGGTGTCGTTGCTCGGGGAGGACGGCGCCGACGGATCGACCAAGTCCACCGTCACCTTCTCCTCCACCTACATCCGGTCCTGCGTCGCCGCCGGCGACGTCGAGGCCGCGGCCGAGGCGCTGGGCCGGCCCCACCGTGTCGAGGGTGTCGTCGTCCGGGGTGACGGGCGCGGACGTGAGCTCGGGTACCCGACCGCCAACGTGGCCCCGCCGATGTACTCGGCCATCCCGTCCGACGGCGTGTACGCCGCCTGGTTCACCGTGCTCGGTGCCGGGCCGGTCGTGGGACAGGTCGTGCCGGGGGAGAGCTACCGTGCGGCGGTGTCGGTGGGGTCCAACCCCACGTTCTCCGGACGGACCCGCACGGTCGAGGCGTTCGTGCTCGACACCAAGGCCGACCTGTACGGCCAGCACGTGGCCGTCGACTTCGTCGGGCGTGTCCGCGGCATGGAGAAGTTCGACTCGGTCGACGCTCTGATCGAGCAGATGGACGACGACGTCGTCGCGACGCGCGCGGTGTTGGCCGACCCCGTCGTCTGA
- the rpsO gene encoding 30S ribosomal protein S15, with translation MALTVDQKKTILSEYGLHETDTGSPEAQIAMLTKRISDLTEHLKTHKHDHHSRRGLLLMVGRRRRLLKYVAKVDVARYRALIERLGLRR, from the coding sequence GTGGCACTGACCGTCGACCAGAAGAAGACGATCCTCTCCGAGTACGGCCTCCACGAGACCGACACCGGATCCCCCGAGGCGCAGATCGCGATGCTCACCAAGCGCATCAGCGACCTGACCGAGCACCTCAAGACCCACAAGCACGATCACCACAGCCGTCGCGGACTGCTGCTGATGGTCGGCCGTCGTCGTCGCCTGCTCAAGTACGTCGCGAAGGTCGACGTCGCACGCTACCGCGCCCTGATCGAGCGCCTGGGCCTGCGTCGCTGA
- a CDS encoding polyribonucleotide nucleotidyltransferase: MTDVTNAPAEADFDDDVTEATAVIDNGSFGTRTIRFETGRLAQQAAGAVVAYLDDENMLLSATSAGKHPKDNFDFFPLTIDVEERMYAAGRIPGSFFRREGRPSTDAILTCRLIDRPLRPSFVDGLRNEIQVVITVLSLDPNDLYDVVAINAASASTQLAGLPFSGPVGGVRVALIPTESNRAGQWVAFPTVEQLEGAVFDMVVAGRIVGEGDTADVAIMMVEAEATDNVIELIDGGAQAPTEAIVAEGLEAAKPFIAALCEAQKSLAAQAAKATGEFPLFPAYQDDVYSAVESSGKDRLSEILTIAGKTERDDKTDELKADILASLGEQFAGREKEIGAAYRSLTKKLVRQRILTDHFRIDGRGITDIRSLSAEVALIPRAHGSALFERGETQIMGVTTLDMVKMAQQIDSLGPETSKRYMHHYNFPPYSTGETGRVGSPKRREIGHGALAERALMPVLPSVEEFPYAIRQVSEALSSNGSTSMGSVCASTMSLLNAGVPLKAPVAGIAMGLVSDQVDGETRYVALTDILGAEDAFGDMDFKVAGTKDFVTALQLDTKLDGIPSAVLAGALAQAKDARTTILEVMAEAIDEPDEMSPFAPRVTTVKVPIDKIGELIGPKGKNINAITEETGANISIEDDGTVFVGATDGVKAQAAIDRINAIANPQLPKVGERFLGTVVKTTAFGAFVSLLPGRDGLVHISKLGQGKRVNKVEDVVNVGSKLRVEIADIDDRGKISLVPVADTESDDAAPATVDA; the protein is encoded by the coding sequence ATGACCGATGTGACAAACGCGCCCGCAGAAGCGGACTTCGACGACGACGTCACCGAAGCCACCGCCGTCATCGACAACGGCAGTTTCGGCACGCGCACCATCCGCTTCGAGACCGGACGTCTCGCGCAGCAGGCCGCCGGCGCCGTCGTCGCCTACCTCGACGACGAGAACATGCTGCTCTCGGCGACCAGCGCCGGGAAGCACCCCAAGGACAACTTCGACTTCTTCCCCCTCACGATCGACGTCGAGGAGCGGATGTACGCCGCCGGCCGCATCCCCGGATCGTTCTTCCGTCGCGAGGGCCGCCCCTCGACCGACGCGATCCTGACCTGCCGCCTGATCGACCGGCCGCTGCGCCCGTCCTTCGTCGACGGACTCCGCAACGAGATCCAGGTCGTCATCACCGTCCTGTCGCTCGACCCCAACGACCTCTACGACGTCGTCGCCATCAACGCCGCCTCGGCGTCCACCCAGCTCGCCGGCCTGCCGTTCTCCGGCCCGGTCGGTGGCGTGCGCGTCGCACTCATCCCGACCGAGTCCAACCGCGCGGGCCAGTGGGTCGCGTTCCCGACCGTCGAGCAGCTCGAGGGTGCGGTGTTCGACATGGTCGTCGCCGGTCGCATCGTCGGCGAGGGTGACACCGCCGACGTCGCGATCATGATGGTCGAGGCCGAGGCCACCGACAACGTCATCGAGCTCATCGACGGCGGTGCGCAGGCCCCCACCGAGGCGATCGTCGCCGAGGGCCTCGAGGCCGCCAAGCCGTTCATCGCCGCGCTGTGTGAGGCGCAGAAGAGCCTCGCCGCCCAGGCTGCCAAGGCCACCGGCGAGTTCCCCCTGTTCCCGGCCTACCAGGACGACGTCTACTCCGCCGTCGAGTCGTCGGGCAAGGATCGTCTCTCGGAGATCCTGACCATCGCAGGCAAGACCGAGCGCGATGACAAGACCGACGAGCTCAAGGCCGACATCCTCGCCTCGCTCGGCGAGCAGTTCGCCGGACGTGAGAAGGAGATCGGCGCGGCGTACCGCTCGCTGACCAAGAAGCTCGTGCGTCAGCGCATCCTGACCGACCACTTCCGCATCGACGGTCGCGGCATCACCGACATCCGGTCGCTCTCGGCCGAGGTCGCGCTGATCCCGCGTGCCCACGGCAGCGCGTTGTTCGAGCGTGGCGAGACCCAGATCATGGGCGTCACCACCCTGGACATGGTCAAGATGGCCCAGCAGATCGACTCGCTGGGACCCGAGACGTCCAAGCGCTACATGCATCACTACAACTTCCCGCCGTACTCGACCGGTGAGACCGGTCGCGTCGGTTCGCCCAAGCGCCGCGAGATCGGCCACGGAGCGCTCGCCGAGCGCGCGCTCATGCCGGTCCTGCCCAGCGTCGAGGAGTTCCCGTACGCGATCCGCCAGGTCTCCGAGGCGTTGAGCTCCAACGGCTCGACCTCGATGGGTTCGGTTTGTGCCTCGACGATGTCGCTGCTCAACGCCGGTGTGCCGCTGAAGGCCCCGGTCGCCGGTATCGCCATGGGTCTGGTCTCCGACCAGGTCGACGGTGAGACCCGCTATGTCGCGCTGACCGACATCCTCGGCGCCGAGGACGCGTTCGGCGACATGGACTTCAAGGTCGCGGGCACCAAGGACTTCGTGACCGCCCTGCAGCTCGACACCAAGCTCGACGGCATCCCGTCGGCCGTGTTGGCCGGTGCGCTCGCGCAGGCCAAGGACGCCCGGACCACCATCCTCGAGGTGATGGCCGAGGCGATCGACGAGCCCGACGAGATGAGCCCCTTCGCTCCTCGCGTCACCACCGTCAAGGTGCCGATCGACAAGATCGGTGAGCTGATCGGGCCCAAGGGCAAGAACATCAACGCCATCACCGAGGAGACCGGCGCCAACATCTCCATCGAGGACGACGGCACCGTGTTCGTCGGTGCCACCGATGGCGTCAAGGCGCAGGCCGCGATCGATCGCATCAACGCGATCGCGAACCCGCAGCTGCCCAAGGTCGGCGAGCGTTTCCTCGGAACCGTCGTCAAGACAACGGCATTCGGCGCGTTCGTCTCGCTGCTGCCGGGCCGTGACGGTCTGGTCCACATCTCCAAGCTGGGCCAGGGCAAGCGCGTCAACAAGGTCGAGGACGTGGTCAACGTCGGCAGCAAGCTCCGTGTGGAGATCGCCGACATCGACGATCGCGGCAAGATCAGCCTCGTGCCGGTCGCCGACACCGAGTCCGACGACGCGGCCCCGGCCACGGTCGACGCGTAA
- a CDS encoding M16 family metallopeptidase yields the protein MSKNSVRTQPTGTTDAVRRSVLPGGLRVVTEQVPGVRSVSVGLWVGVGSRDEKPSVAGAAHFLEHLLFKATPTRTAASIAQDMDAVGGELNAFTSKEHTCFYAHVLDEHADMAIDMLADVVLRGRCATSDVDTERDVVLEEIAMRDDDHEDLLADAFMTAMFGDHPIGRPVIGSAESITAMSRRQIHSFHTRRYTPDTMVLAVAGNITHAAVLAQVRTSFGAHLQQGIPAAGVRSSGTAPRAGAGLEFIHRDTEQTHLLFGMPSPGVGHPDRFALSVLNAAIGGGLSSRLFQQIREERGLAYSVYSSVDSFSDVGTFSVYAGCSPDRVADVAEVAMSVLRDVAENGITDAECTRAQGALRGSLLLGLEDTQSRMHRLGSAELDFGRRRPVSRSLTQIEAVRPSQVRAVARRVLGQRPAVAVVGPYRRARDLPRSVRALTDG from the coding sequence CTGAGTAAGAACTCCGTACGCACGCAGCCCACCGGGACCACGGACGCCGTCAGGCGATCGGTCCTCCCCGGTGGGCTGCGTGTCGTCACCGAGCAGGTTCCCGGTGTCCGGTCGGTGTCGGTCGGTCTGTGGGTCGGCGTCGGCTCCCGTGACGAGAAGCCGTCGGTCGCCGGTGCCGCGCACTTCCTCGAACACCTGCTGTTCAAGGCGACACCGACCCGCACCGCCGCGTCGATCGCGCAGGACATGGACGCCGTCGGCGGCGAACTCAACGCCTTCACCTCGAAGGAACACACCTGCTTCTACGCGCATGTGCTCGACGAGCATGCCGACATGGCGATCGACATGCTCGCCGACGTCGTGTTGCGCGGTCGTTGCGCGACCTCCGACGTCGACACCGAGCGCGATGTCGTGCTCGAGGAGATCGCGATGCGCGACGACGACCACGAGGACCTGCTGGCCGACGCGTTCATGACCGCCATGTTCGGCGATCATCCCATCGGCCGACCGGTCATCGGTTCGGCCGAGTCGATCACGGCCATGTCACGCAGGCAGATCCACTCGTTCCACACGCGTCGGTACACCCCGGACACGATGGTGCTCGCGGTGGCGGGCAACATCACCCACGCGGCGGTGCTGGCGCAGGTGCGCACCTCGTTCGGCGCCCATCTACAGCAGGGCATCCCGGCCGCCGGCGTCCGTTCCTCGGGCACCGCACCCCGTGCGGGAGCCGGGCTCGAGTTCATCCATCGCGACACCGAGCAGACCCATCTGTTGTTCGGCATGCCCAGCCCGGGCGTCGGCCACCCCGACCGCTTCGCGCTGTCGGTGCTCAACGCCGCCATCGGTGGCGGTCTGAGTTCCCGCCTGTTCCAACAGATCCGAGAGGAACGTGGATTGGCCTACTCGGTCTACTCGTCGGTCGACAGCTTCAGTGACGTGGGTACGTTCTCCGTCTACGCGGGCTGTTCACCCGATCGCGTGGCCGACGTCGCCGAGGTCGCGATGAGCGTCCTGCGCGACGTCGCCGAGAACGGGATCACCGACGCCGAGTGCACCCGCGCCCAGGGGGCATTGCGCGGTTCGCTGCTCCTGGGCCTCGAGGACACCCAGTCCCGGATGCACCGACTCGGCAGCGCCGAACTCGATTTCGGTCGGCGCCGTCCGGTGAGCCGGTCGCTGACCCAGATCGAGGCGGTCCGTCCCTCGCAGGTGCGTGCCGTCGCCCGCCGGGTCCTCGGGCAGCGACCCGCGGTGGCGGTGGTGGGCCCGTACCGACGTGCTCGCGACCTTCCGAGATCGGTACGGGCCCTGACCGACGGGTGA
- a CDS encoding AMP-binding protein gives MSVSRSFHERRSPDRLDAWRFESLAQAIAMHAFVRPHDVAVATESSSITSEELYAQVVRLLPAIGDLGGPDRRPLAVEMDGSVESVIMAIAVLASSVPLVPVDRHQPDARRTLISELTGATVVDHHSLLAASAPTTTLRTPPGPSPIADPDPDDVAMILMTSGSTGTPKGVLLSHRMCLGKAYDVIGPLVLTPADRLGNVLPLGFGAGMNTLIAGLLAGVPVLNRDPRSTDPAALRHWLRDNGATTLHCSAALGRALTTTGVVATDSIELPGLRVVVYYGEALQGSDLRTMRAGLAPRATVVNWYACTECGVVAFRSFAPDEAVPDGRLAAGRAVRGRRIMIVDDRRRPVEAGEVGEIWIRGGDFAAGYLGGATLPTTRTADGEQWYQTGDRGRVDDDRVVHVVGRVGSSVKIRGYFVEPAEVESALRRVSGVVDAHVAGVEVEGQTELLAHVETDDSENAPAADARSVRALVRRDLPDWMVPRFIEIYDRIPRTDRGKIDRERLRAPGDLVAGSAAALRTSDLTVLGVAEMVRTVMGRDDIGVDDDLIELGADSLALTTILARVTANFHVRVEVARVAADPTIATIAALARVEVAADARTREGLSVLVPLRDGGDRTPLFVVAGAGAPAVSLIPTSRHLAPDRPVFGLQAWGLENRGRPDRSVAAAARRNIAAVVGVAPRGPLLLAGHSMGAHVAWEMAAQLRESGREVAAVILIDPHLTEDMLTDLRGGTAIVGAEVEEATRSELHTGAALDIGLRRLIAVRLKMAVAGLIQFDPLTQWLLFYNLGMATLRKHRPRPLDVPAAVLRTADNLHGQVHWSLMARGPLHIEDVPGGHTDLLREPNVSSVAAAIDTSIRMLDAE, from the coding sequence GTGTCAGTGTCACGCTCGTTCCATGAACGGCGGTCGCCCGATCGTCTCGACGCCTGGAGATTCGAGTCCCTGGCCCAGGCGATCGCGATGCATGCGTTCGTCCGTCCACACGATGTCGCGGTGGCGACGGAGTCGTCCTCGATCACTTCCGAGGAACTGTATGCGCAGGTCGTACGGCTGCTGCCGGCGATCGGTGACCTGGGTGGACCGGACCGACGGCCTCTCGCGGTCGAGATGGACGGCTCTGTCGAGTCGGTGATCATGGCGATCGCGGTCCTGGCGTCCTCGGTGCCACTCGTCCCGGTGGACCGGCACCAACCGGATGCGCGTCGGACCCTGATCTCGGAACTGACGGGTGCGACGGTCGTCGACCACCACTCATTGCTCGCGGCGTCCGCACCGACCACGACGCTCCGGACGCCTCCCGGTCCGAGCCCCATTGCCGATCCGGACCCCGACGACGTGGCGATGATCCTCATGACATCCGGGTCGACGGGGACGCCGAAGGGTGTGCTGCTCAGCCATCGGATGTGTCTCGGCAAGGCCTACGACGTGATCGGTCCGCTGGTCCTGACACCGGCCGACCGGCTGGGCAACGTCCTGCCATTGGGATTCGGGGCCGGGATGAACACACTGATCGCCGGACTGCTGGCGGGCGTGCCGGTGCTGAATCGGGACCCGCGCTCGACAGACCCGGCGGCATTGCGACACTGGCTGCGCGACAACGGTGCCACGACTTTGCACTGTTCGGCGGCACTGGGGCGCGCGTTGACCACCACCGGAGTCGTCGCGACCGATTCGATCGAACTCCCGGGTCTGCGAGTGGTGGTCTACTACGGGGAGGCGCTGCAGGGTTCGGACCTGCGGACGATGCGGGCCGGGCTGGCACCGCGCGCGACCGTCGTGAACTGGTACGCGTGCACCGAATGCGGGGTGGTCGCGTTCCGCTCCTTCGCGCCTGATGAGGCGGTGCCCGACGGCCGTCTGGCGGCCGGACGGGCCGTGCGGGGACGCCGGATCATGATCGTCGACGATCGGCGTCGTCCGGTGGAGGCCGGGGAAGTCGGTGAGATCTGGATCCGCGGTGGCGATTTCGCGGCGGGGTATCTCGGGGGAGCGACCCTGCCGACCACGCGGACCGCCGACGGCGAGCAGTGGTACCAGACCGGAGACCGTGGACGTGTCGACGACGATCGCGTCGTACACGTCGTCGGTCGGGTCGGCTCGTCGGTCAAGATCCGCGGATATTTCGTGGAACCTGCGGAGGTGGAGTCGGCGCTGCGACGGGTGTCCGGTGTGGTCGACGCCCACGTCGCGGGAGTCGAGGTCGAGGGACAGACCGAACTGCTGGCGCACGTCGAGACCGACGACTCCGAGAACGCACCGGCCGCCGATGCGCGCTCGGTGCGCGCACTCGTTCGGCGCGACCTACCGGATTGGATGGTCCCGCGATTCATCGAGATCTATGACCGGATCCCGCGCACCGATCGGGGCAAGATCGATCGAGAGCGACTCCGCGCGCCCGGCGACCTCGTCGCCGGATCCGCAGCGGCGCTGCGTACCTCCGACCTCACGGTGCTGGGAGTGGCCGAGATGGTTCGAACGGTCATGGGGCGTGATGACATCGGTGTCGATGACGACCTGATCGAACTGGGGGCCGACTCCCTCGCGCTCACCACCATCCTGGCCCGTGTCACCGCAAATTTTCACGTGCGCGTCGAGGTCGCGCGAGTCGCGGCCGACCCGACCATCGCGACCATCGCCGCGCTCGCACGCGTCGAGGTCGCGGCCGACGCGCGTACGCGAGAGGGGCTGTCGGTGCTGGTGCCCCTGCGCGACGGCGGCGACCGGACCCCACTGTTCGTCGTCGCGGGTGCAGGCGCCCCGGCGGTGTCGCTGATCCCCACGTCCCGGCACCTCGCCCCCGACCGCCCGGTCTTCGGACTCCAGGCGTGGGGTCTGGAGAACCGTGGACGGCCGGATCGGTCGGTGGCGGCCGCGGCACGGCGGAACATCGCCGCCGTCGTCGGCGTCGCGCCGCGTGGACCCCTTCTGCTCGCGGGTCACTCCATGGGCGCACACGTCGCCTGGGAGATGGCGGCCCAGTTGAGAGAATCCGGACGCGAGGTGGCGGCGGTCATCCTGATCGACCCCCATCTGACCGAGGACATGCTGACCGATCTGCGCGGCGGCACCGCGATCGTGGGGGCGGAGGTGGAGGAGGCAACCCGGTCGGAACTGCACACCGGTGCGGCGTTGGACATCGGGTTACGCCGCCTGATCGCGGTGCGATTGAAGATGGCGGTTGCCGGTCTGATCCAGTTCGATCCGCTCACGCAGTGGCTGCTGTTCTACAACCTGGGGATGGCGACCCTGCGCAAGCATCGTCCCCGCCCGCTCGACGTCCCGGCCGCGGTCCTGCGCACGGCGGACAACCTGCACGGACAGGTGCACTGGTCTCTGATGGCGCGTGGACCCCTCCACATCGAGGACGTCCCCGGTGGCCACACCGATCTGCTCCGCGAGCCCAACGTGTCCTCGGTCGCCGCGGCGATCGACACCTCGATCAGGATGCTCGACGCGGAATGA
- a CDS encoding amino acid permease: MTAPPDTSHLDAEQVGYKQSLGRRQVQMIAIGGAIGTGLFLGSASRLNANGPALLISYAIAGLVAYFLMRALGELVLHRSTSGAFVSYMREFFGEKAAYVTGWMYWLNWALTGIAELSAVGVYVNNNFPSMPNWASALIALVVVLAVNLLSAKAFGEFEFWASILKVGAIVLFLIVGLVVVVGAVHVGDHQAGFSNLWDNPGGFWPTSGAYNWYGPILVMSGVVFAYAAIEMVGVAAGEMEDSDKEVPRAVNAVIFRIAVFYIGSILLLCAMLPTTSYTSGTSPFVTVFNKLGFGWMGDVIQVVLIVAAMSSLNSGLYSTGRVLRSLGMSKQAPGFTTRMSNGGVPWAGIAMTTVVYVMGVILNVLVPGRAFDIALEAASLGIVFTWGTIFACQLKLRSLVNKGIIPKSKFQAPGHPYTSIFGLVFLVAVIVGLGVSGWLDKEGGRVDFYVVVIGIPFIAALLVGGWFLIRDDVKTNTNGKIESAWAAKEREHTATTD, from the coding sequence ATGACAGCACCACCGGACACCTCACACCTCGACGCCGAGCAGGTCGGCTACAAGCAGTCACTCGGTCGTCGTCAGGTGCAGATGATCGCCATCGGCGGCGCCATCGGTACCGGATTGTTCCTCGGGTCGGCCTCGCGACTCAACGCCAACGGTCCCGCCCTCCTGATCAGTTACGCCATCGCCGGTCTGGTCGCCTACTTCCTGATGCGCGCTCTCGGCGAACTCGTCCTGCACCGGTCCACCAGCGGTGCGTTCGTCTCCTACATGCGCGAGTTCTTCGGCGAGAAGGCCGCCTACGTGACCGGCTGGATGTACTGGCTGAACTGGGCCCTGACCGGCATCGCCGAGCTGTCGGCGGTCGGCGTGTACGTCAACAACAACTTCCCGTCCATGCCCAACTGGGCGTCGGCACTGATCGCGCTCGTCGTGGTCCTCGCCGTGAACCTGCTCAGCGCCAAGGCTTTCGGCGAGTTCGAGTTCTGGGCCTCGATCCTCAAGGTCGGCGCGATCGTGCTGTTCCTCATCGTCGGGCTCGTGGTCGTCGTCGGCGCTGTCCACGTCGGCGACCACCAGGCCGGGTTCTCCAACCTCTGGGACAACCCGGGCGGTTTCTGGCCCACCAGCGGTGCCTACAACTGGTACGGCCCCATCCTGGTGATGTCGGGCGTCGTCTTCGCCTACGCCGCCATCGAGATGGTCGGTGTCGCCGCCGGCGAGATGGAGGACTCCGACAAGGAGGTCCCCCGCGCGGTGAACGCGGTCATCTTCCGCATCGCCGTGTTCTACATCGGTTCGATCCTGCTGCTGTGCGCGATGCTGCCGACCACGTCGTACACCTCCGGGACCTCCCCGTTCGTCACGGTGTTCAACAAGCTCGGATTCGGATGGATGGGTGACGTCATCCAGGTGGTCCTCATCGTCGCCGCCATGTCGAGTCTGAACTCCGGGCTCTACTCCACCGGTCGCGTGCTGCGCAGTCTCGGGATGAGCAAGCAGGCACCGGGTTTCACGACCAGGATGAGCAACGGAGGTGTGCCCTGGGCCGGTATCGCCATGACCACCGTCGTCTACGTGATGGGCGTGATCCTCAACGTCCTGGTGCCCGGGCGCGCGTTCGACATCGCCCTGGAGGCCGCGTCGCTGGGCATCGTGTTCACCTGGGGCACGATCTTCGCGTGTCAGCTCAAACTGAGATCCCTGGTGAACAAGGGCATCATCCCGAAGAGCAAGTTCCAGGCGCCGGGGCATCCCTACACGTCGATATTCGGACTGGTGTTCCTCGTCGCGGTCATCGTCGGTCTCGGGGTGTCGGGGTGGCTGGACAAGGAGGGCGGCCGCGTCGACTTCTACGTCGTCGTCATCGGGATACCGTTCATCGCCGCGCTACTCGTCGGCGGATGGTTCCTCATCCGCGACGACGTGAAGACCAACACCAACGGCAAGATCGAATCGGCGTGGGCGGCCAAGGAACGCGAGCACACCGCCACGACCGACTAG